In the Leptotrichia sp. oral taxon 212 genome, one interval contains:
- a CDS encoding nitronate monooxygenase family protein: MRELKGIKIGKYYIEKPIIQGGMGVGISWDQLAGNVSKNGGLGTISAICTGYYQNMKFVKKEVNGRPLGTENAYSREALFEIFKNARKICGDKPLACNILHAINDYERVVTDALEAGANIIVTGAGLPLELPRLTENYPDVEIVPIVSSARALKIICKKWKAAGRTPGAVIVEGPKSGGHQGAKYDELFAPEHQLEAILPPIKEERDKWGDFPIIAAGGIWDRNDIEKIMDLGADAVQMGTRFIGTHECDASPVLKQVLINAKEEDIVIVSSPVGYPGRAVKTDLIKTLEPGTKKIQCISNCIFPCNRGEGARRVGYCIADSLGDAYLGRLQSGLFFSGANGYKLKEIVHVKELIDELMTNVK, from the coding sequence ATGAGGGAATTAAAAGGAATTAAAATAGGAAAATATTATATTGAAAAGCCCATTATACAAGGTGGAATGGGAGTAGGAATAAGCTGGGACCAGCTTGCAGGAAATGTTTCTAAAAATGGCGGATTGGGAACAATAAGTGCTATATGTACAGGATATTACCAGAATATGAAATTTGTAAAAAAAGAAGTAAATGGAAGACCGTTAGGTACTGAAAATGCTTACAGCAGGGAAGCTTTATTTGAAATTTTTAAAAATGCAAGAAAAATATGTGGAGATAAACCCCTTGCCTGTAATATCCTGCATGCAATAAACGATTATGAAAGAGTTGTCACTGATGCTCTTGAAGCAGGTGCAAATATTATTGTAACAGGTGCAGGATTGCCTCTTGAGCTACCAAGACTTACTGAAAATTATCCTGATGTTGAAATAGTTCCTATTGTTTCATCTGCAAGGGCTCTAAAAATCATATGTAAAAAATGGAAGGCGGCAGGAAGAACTCCTGGAGCCGTTATTGTGGAAGGACCTAAAAGCGGTGGACATCAGGGTGCAAAATATGATGAACTGTTTGCTCCGGAACATCAGCTTGAAGCTATCCTGCCACCTATAAAGGAAGAAAGAGATAAATGGGGTGATTTCCCAATAATTGCTGCAGGTGGTATCTGGGACAGAAATGATATTGAAAAGATTATGGATTTAGGTGCAGATGCAGTACAGATGGGGACAAGATTCATCGGAACACATGAATGTGATGCGAGTCCTGTACTTAAACAGGTTCTTATAAATGCAAAAGAAGAAGATATAGTAATAGTAAGTTCGCCTGTAGGTTATCCTGGAAGGGCAGTAAAAACAGACTTAATAAAAACTTTAGAACCAGGTACAAAAAAAATACAATGTATCAGTAACTGTATCTTCCCTTGTAACAGAGGAGAAGGTGCAAGAAGGGTAGGCTACTGTATTGCAGACAGCCTTGGAGATGCCTATCTGGGAAGACTGCAGTCAGGTCTATTTTTCTCAGGTGCAAACGGATACAAGCTTAAAGAAATTGTGCATGTGAAAGAGTTGATTGATGAACTTATGACTAATGTAAAATAA
- a CDS encoding VWA domain-containing protein codes for MKRNKWKKLLILSIALLVLTACFNKKEDIDKKEDKKKESEKQLSEEELQKGKGVNGDLPDIVYTYEGIVDAAPGIYQFPDTYEENIVKKSDIWRENVQNELKKIKPALGEDASDEEVERLFRKFLYIGGYDYEPIETLDRFSYVIFKDDMVNPFTKQKIEENMNVNLEIILDASGSMKQKIGDKTMMEIAKESIEKVVSEMPANTKVGLRVFGHKGDNTVSKKQESCSANELISPIETLNKDKLKSSLAPIQPTGWTSIAKSIENGTNDLKALKGEKTLNILYIITDGIETCDGNPVETAKKFKNENTDIVLGIIGFNVDAHQNKVLKEIANAANGYYSSANDAAKLTEELQRIHEIAFSDYKWEPLNDYMINRIIASHNLTLLMNQFLIKRSLGEKNNMSSLIMYGAKGLSNDPKYAGLYESNGRVSKKLKALSEERKNKIEAIYKDEFEKITKQSEEYIAQIKARKGATVAYIPTTSRKNPQSKYWSGHGGKGGTIKDSKKDNEELRKEQSGK; via the coding sequence ATGAAAAGAAATAAATGGAAAAAATTATTAATTTTAAGTATTGCACTTTTAGTCTTAACAGCCTGCTTCAATAAAAAAGAAGACATAGACAAAAAGGAAGACAAGAAAAAGGAATCAGAAAAACAGCTTTCAGAAGAAGAACTCCAAAAAGGGAAAGGCGTTAATGGGGATTTGCCTGATATTGTTTACACATATGAGGGAATAGTAGATGCGGCACCTGGAATCTACCAGTTTCCTGATACTTATGAAGAAAATATAGTAAAAAAATCAGATATCTGGAGAGAAAATGTTCAGAATGAACTTAAAAAAATTAAACCTGCCTTAGGTGAAGATGCTTCTGATGAAGAAGTTGAACGTCTCTTCAGGAAATTCTTATACATAGGCGGCTATGATTACGAGCCGATTGAAACTCTTGACAGATTTTCATATGTTATCTTCAAGGATGACATGGTAAATCCTTTTACAAAACAAAAAATTGAAGAAAATATGAATGTCAATCTTGAAATCATTTTAGATGCCAGCGGTTCAATGAAACAGAAAATAGGCGATAAAACAATGATGGAAATCGCAAAGGAATCTATAGAAAAAGTTGTTTCTGAAATGCCTGCAAATACAAAAGTAGGACTGAGGGTTTTTGGCCATAAGGGAGATAATACGGTAAGTAAAAAACAGGAATCATGTTCCGCCAACGAACTGATTTCACCGATTGAAACTTTAAATAAAGATAAGCTGAAAAGCTCTTTAGCTCCTATTCAGCCTACAGGATGGACTTCCATAGCAAAATCGATTGAAAACGGAACAAATGACTTGAAAGCATTAAAAGGCGAAAAAACATTGAATATCCTATATATAATTACTGACGGAATCGAAACATGCGACGGCAATCCTGTTGAAACAGCGAAAAAATTTAAAAATGAAAATACAGATATTGTTTTAGGAATAATAGGATTTAATGTAGATGCTCACCAGAATAAAGTACTGAAAGAAATTGCAAATGCCGCAAACGGTTATTATTCTTCAGCAAATGATGCCGCTAAATTGACAGAAGAACTGCAGAGAATACATGAAATAGCTTTCTCTGACTATAAATGGGAACCTTTAAATGACTATATGATAAATAGAATAATAGCATCTCATAATTTGACACTGTTAATGAACCAATTTCTCATAAAAAGATCTCTGGGAGAAAAAAATAATATGAGTTCTCTTATAATGTACGGAGCAAAAGGTCTTTCAAATGATCCTAAATATGCCGGACTGTATGAAAGTAACGGAAGAGTGTCTAAAAAACTTAAAGCGCTTAGCGAAGAAAGAAAAAATAAAATAGAAGCAATATATAAAGATGAATTTGAAAAAATCACAAAACAGTCAGAAGAATATATAGCACAGATTAAAGCTAGAAAAGGAGCAACAGTGGCATATATTCCAACAACAAGCAGAAAAAATCCTCAAAGTAAATATTGGAGCGGACATGGTGGAAAAGGCGGTACGATTAAAGATTCTAAAAAAGATAATGAAGAATTAAGAAAAGAACAATCAGGAAAATAG
- a CDS encoding GTP-binding protein, with amino-acid sequence MNLVVFSGPPSSGKTSVILKTVDALKQQGISVGVVKFDCLYTDDDILYEKAGIPVKKGLSGALCPDHFFVSNIEEVVQWGISLGLSMLITESAGLCNRCSPYIKEIKGVCVIDNLSGINTPKKIGPMLKSADIVIITKGDIVSQAEREVFASRVNSVNPTAVTMHVNGLTGQGAYELSTLLYEKEKEIDTVQGKQLRFPMPSALCSYCLGETRIGEKYQMGNVRKMNLGGNSNE; translated from the coding sequence ATGAATTTAGTAGTGTTTTCAGGACCACCATCATCAGGAAAGACAAGTGTTATACTTAAAACTGTTGATGCATTGAAACAGCAGGGAATATCAGTTGGTGTTGTAAAATTTGACTGTTTATATACAGATGATGATATATTATATGAAAAGGCAGGAATTCCTGTGAAAAAAGGATTATCAGGAGCATTATGCCCGGATCACTTTTTTGTGTCGAATATTGAAGAGGTTGTGCAGTGGGGAATAAGTCTGGGACTTTCAATGCTTATTACTGAATCGGCAGGACTTTGCAACAGATGTTCGCCATATATTAAGGAAATAAAGGGAGTATGTGTCATAGACAACCTTTCAGGAATAAATACACCTAAAAAAATAGGTCCAATGCTTAAGTCTGCTGATATTGTAATTATAACAAAAGGGGATATAGTTTCACAGGCTGAAAGGGAAGTATTTGCTTCAAGGGTAAATTCTGTAAATCCTACAGCTGTAACAATGCATGTGAACGGGCTTACAGGACAGGGAGCTTATGAACTGAGTACACTTCTTTATGAAAAGGAAAAGGAAATTGATACGGTTCAAGGGAAACAGCTAAGATTTCCTATGCCGTCGGCATTATGTTCATACTGCCTAGGCGAAACAAGAATTGGAGAAAAATATCAGATGGGGAATGTCAGAAAAATGAATTTAGGTGGTAACAGTAATGAATAA
- a CDS encoding ATP-binding cassette domain-containing protein, whose protein sequence is MKAFLGMEEEKGVEVLTILAGNDKSGNPEGFDRLDINKSEIISIVGPTGSGKSRLLADIEWTAQRDTPTKREILINGELPDKKWRFSSNNKLVAQLSQNMNFVMDLSVREFLELHAKSRMIENIEEVTDKIIEEANNLAGEQFRLDTPVTALSGGQSRALMIADTAILSSSPIVLIDEIENAGIDRKKALDLLVSSDKIVLMATHDPTLALIANKRIIIKNGGIAKIIETSQEEKKILSKLEEMDNVIQKMRTDLRLGRILTEE, encoded by the coding sequence ATGAAGGCTTTTCTTGGAATGGAAGAGGAAAAAGGAGTAGAAGTATTGACAATACTTGCTGGAAATGACAAGTCAGGTAATCCTGAAGGATTTGACAGGCTTGACATAAACAAGTCGGAAATAATATCAATAGTAGGGCCTACAGGATCAGGAAAATCAAGACTGCTTGCAGATATTGAATGGACGGCGCAGAGAGATACTCCTACAAAGAGGGAAATCCTTATAAATGGAGAACTTCCTGATAAAAAATGGCGTTTTTCCTCAAATAACAAATTAGTCGCCCAGTTGTCCCAGAATATGAATTTTGTCATGGATTTATCTGTCAGGGAATTTTTGGAACTGCATGCAAAAAGTAGAATGATTGAAAATATAGAAGAAGTTACGGATAAAATAATAGAAGAAGCAAATAATCTGGCAGGGGAGCAGTTCAGGCTTGATACACCTGTCACTGCACTGAGCGGTGGACAGTCGAGGGCACTTATGATAGCTGATACGGCTATACTGAGTTCTTCCCCTATAGTTCTGATAGATGAAATAGAAAATGCGGGAATTGATAGAAAAAAAGCCCTTGACCTGCTTGTTTCATCTGACAAGATAGTTCTTATGGCAACTCATGATCCTACGCTTGCACTGATTGCAAATAAGCGTATCATAATAAAAAATGGTGGAATTGCTAAAATCATTGAAACAAGTCAGGAAGAGAAAAAAATACTTTCAAAACTTGAAGAAATGGATAATGTGATACAGAAAATGAGAACAGATCTGAGATTAGGAAGAATATTAACGGAAGAATAA
- a CDS encoding ABC transporter substrate-binding protein, translating into MNKFFSLTDTFSQLVEKYPEAMDFLVANGFEQFKDKRLFDTMGKTIRIDMALKSKKINPELFEERLAAFLEKDSAMDISLAESKKDAAGDVLIEGVLPCPIRIPLLEGIKEWIDDQNAKNDYKIAYELQSANLGLDWVVDKVKTGDADKVSDVLLSAGFELFFDKNLMGHFMDEGVFETYLEEMNKDFCNDRIDLRDPKKRYAIMGVVPAVFLINKGVLGDRKVPETWADILSEEFEDSVALPMNDLDLFNALVINIYKEFGSEGIKNLARSYKKNLHPAQMVKAKGKSKDAPAVSIIPYFFTQMLMGASDLEAIWPKDGALLSPIFMITKKAKQDKIKPFIDFFMSEKIGTLFSASGKFPSTNPNVDNHLDENQTFKWIGWDFIHNNDVGGLVRQCEKEFNDAIMDL; encoded by the coding sequence ATGAATAAATTTTTTAGTTTAACTGATACATTCAGCCAGCTGGTGGAAAAATATCCTGAAGCAATGGATTTTCTGGTGGCAAATGGATTTGAACAGTTTAAGGATAAGCGGCTGTTTGATACTATGGGGAAAACAATAAGAATAGATATGGCATTGAAGTCAAAAAAAATAAATCCGGAACTGTTTGAAGAAAGACTGGCTGCATTTCTGGAAAAAGACAGTGCTATGGACATTTCCCTTGCTGAAAGTAAGAAGGATGCGGCCGGAGATGTTCTGATAGAAGGAGTTCTGCCTTGCCCTATAAGAATACCTCTTCTGGAAGGAATAAAGGAATGGATAGATGACCAGAATGCAAAAAATGACTATAAGATAGCATATGAACTTCAATCGGCAAACCTGGGGCTTGACTGGGTAGTTGACAAGGTAAAGACGGGAGATGCTGATAAAGTATCGGATGTTCTTCTTTCGGCAGGATTTGAACTGTTTTTTGATAAGAATCTTATGGGACATTTTATGGATGAAGGAGTATTTGAGACATATCTCGAAGAAATGAACAAAGATTTCTGCAATGACAGAATTGATCTGAGGGATCCTAAAAAGAGATATGCAATAATGGGAGTTGTACCTGCAGTATTTCTTATTAATAAAGGAGTTCTTGGGGACAGAAAGGTCCCTGAAACATGGGCTGACATTTTGAGCGAGGAATTTGAAGATTCTGTAGCATTACCTATGAATGACCTTGACCTGTTCAATGCCCTTGTTATAAATATATACAAGGAATTCGGTTCAGAAGGAATTAAAAATCTGGCAAGATCATATAAAAAGAATTTACATCCTGCACAGATGGTAAAGGCAAAAGGGAAAAGTAAAGATGCTCCGGCAGTAAGTATAATTCCTTATTTCTTTACGCAGATGCTTATGGGAGCAAGCGACCTTGAGGCAATATGGCCTAAAGATGGGGCGTTGTTAAGTCCAATATTCATGATTACTAAAAAAGCAAAACAGGATAAAATAAAGCCATTTATCGACTTTTTTATGTCTGAAAAAATAGGAACATTGTTTTCAGCAAGTGGAAAGTTTCCTTCAACAAATCCTAATGTTGATAATCATCTGGATGAAAACCAGACTTTCAAATGGATAGGATGGGATTTTATCCATAACAATGATGTCGGAGGACTTGTAAGACAATGTGAAAAGGAATTCAATGATGCAATAATGGATTTATAG